From Mucilaginibacter gotjawali:
TAACGAACTTGACGTGCGCCTTTTAAAATATAATTATGCCCAGATGGTATTGCGTGATGCGGCTAATTATAAAGATGATAAAAGTAAAAAACGTTCCGACTTCATTTTCCGCGATACTGTACCTGTTTACCCGGATACATTGGTGTGGCTGAGTGACTTCTCCTATGCGGCAAATGAACCCATGACTGAAAGCTATTTTTCGCACCCTGCTTACCGTAACTATCCGGTAGTGGGTGTTACCTGGCGCCAGGCTGAAGCTTTTACTGTTTGGCGCACGCGCTATAACGAAGCTTATAAAGATTCAAGGCATATCCCGCACCGTGCCCCCTATGATCTGCCTACCGAAGGTGAGTTTGAATATGCCGCACGTGGTGGCAGGGTTGGTACCGATTACCCATGGGGCGGGCCATACATTAAAAATGCCAAAGGTTGCCTGCTGGCAAACTTTAAACCCGGCCGCGGTAACTATACCGACGATGGCGGCGCTTATACCGTAAGTGTAAAATCTTATTTCCCCAACGATTTCGGCTTATATAATATGGCCGGCAACGTAGCCGAATGGACATTATCAGCCTTTGATGAATCCGCTTCGACATTTGTACATGACCTTGCGCCAACTTTTAATTACCATGCCAAACCAAATGACGCGCCTGTTTTAAAACGTAAAGTTGTGCGTGGCGGATCATGGAAAGATGTTGGATTCTTCCTTCAAAACTCTACCCGTACTTTTGAGTACCAGGATACTGCAAAATCATATATCGGCTTCCGTTGTGTAACCCACTACCTGGGCCGTGATATCAAAGATAAACGCTAAAAAATCAATTTCAACAAAACAAAAATTAAACGCTTTTTAAAAACGACTATGACTGGGAAGAGAGAACCATACGGAATTAATAATATTGTATCCTGGGGTGCAACAATTGTTATTATAGGCCTATTATTTAAAATTCAGCACTGGCAGTATGCTACAGTTTTTATAACCCTTGGGTTAGGCACTGAGGCGGTATTGTTTTTCCTGTTGGGTTTTCAAAGAGACGTGAAAGAGATTGACTGGACCCGCGCTTATCCCGAACTGGATTACGATTATGACGGAGAGTTGCCAAAAGCAGCTTCAAAGAAATTAACAGGTGGAGGCGACAGTTTTTCAAATACCGCCGCACTTGACCAGATGCTGTCAGAAGCAAAGATAGGCCCTGAACTGATCGGCAGCCTTGCCAGCGGTTTAAGGACTTTTGGTGATAAAGTGAACTCTATTTCGCGCGTTACCGATGCAGGCGATGCAACAATGGCTTTTACTGCTAAAGTTAAAGAAGCTACCGCCAGTTACGAAAAACTGGGAAGCTCTTTTGCAAAAGCATCCGGCAACCTTGATGAAATAGCAAGCACCAGCATCGATTCAAAATCATACCACGAGCAGGTAAACAAGATGGCCAAAAACTTAACGGCTTTAAATGCTGTATATGAGCTGGAATTGCAGGACTCAAGCAACCATCTGAAATCAATGAACAAATTTTACCAGGATATGTCAACCACAGTTAAAAACTTTAATGATTCGGCAAATGATGCCAAATTATTTAAGGACGAAGTTAACCGTTTGGCTAAAAACCTGGCAACACTGAACTCGATATACGGTAACATGCTTTCGGCAATGAACCAGCCACGTGTTAATAGCTAACCAGTTTTGATCATTAAGAACATTAATATTTAATACACATGGCTGGAGGTAAACAAACCCCAAGACAACGAATGATAGGTATCATGTACCTGGTACTTTTGGGCCTCATCGCCCTTAACGTACCGGATAGCTTATTGGATGCCTTTAAAAATATAACTATAAGCCTTGATTCATCAAGCAAAAATGTTACCAACGGCGTTGAGACAACTTTTCAAACTTTTGAGGCTACAAAGCTAAAGGACGAACCACAAAGAGCCGCGCCAATTTTAAAACGTGCGAAAGATGCAGCAGCAGTAGCTGAATCATTAGTTAAATACGTTGAGTATTTAAGAGCTTTATTGGTTAAAGAAGGTGGTGGCATTAATCCCACTATCAATGACGTAGACGCAAGGGAAAATCTCGATATTTCTCCACGTTTGATGATCACAGACAAACGTGCTGATTCATTGAAAGACAAAATAGACCAGACAAAAGCACAACTCTTTGCGGCATTGAACGAAAAAGAAAGAAAAGGAGTTAACTTTTCTTTAAATACTGATGCTCCTCCATCAAGTTTAGGCGTAACCAAAACCTGGCAGGATGCCTATTTTGGTGAGGGTATCCCTTTAGGAGCTACCTTAACCACCCTTGCAAAAATAGAAACGGATACAAAAAACGCCGAAAACGAAGTAGTTAAAAGAATATTAGGCGAAGCAGAAAAGGCCCAGGTAAACCTTGACCAATTTAATGCTGTTGCAGTTGCACCTACAAGCTATGTGCTTGTAGGACAGCCTTATACTGCGGACGTATTTTTAACTGCGTATGACTCTAAATTGTCTCCAAACATTACGGTGGGCGGTTCTCCTTTAACGGTTGATGCTGGCAAAGGCAAATATGCTGGAAGTACATCCAGTGTAGGTTTACATACATGGTCGGCTACGATATCTTTTAAAGACAATGATGGCAAGATCCAAACTTACAATACGCCTTCACAAACTTATATGGTCGCTGCCCCTTCGGCTACCGTATCGCCTACCAAAATGAATGTGCTTTACATTGGTTTGCCTAATCCACTTTCTATCTCAGCACCCGGTATCGCAAAAGAAAATTTGCGGGTAACTATGACCGGTGGCAGCATTAGCGGTTCAAACGGCAATTACACCGCTACTGTTAGTTCTATCGGTCAGGCTACGGTAAGTGTTTCGGGTGAATTAACAAAAGGCAAAACTTCATTCTTAGGAAGCAGTATATTCCGTGTTAAACGGATTCCGGATCCTAAAGCACAGTTTGCAGGCAAAAGTGGTGGCAACACCAGCGCAGCGAACATCAGGGCGCAGGACCGGGTATTTGCAAAGCTTGAAGATTTTGAGTTCGACGCCAAATTTAACGTAACCCGTTTTACCCTGCTGATTGCAAAACCAAGGCAGGATGTGGTTACCTTATCTGCTACAGGCAATGAACTGACCAGCGCGATGAAATCATTTATGAATAATGTTACACCGGGTACAACCGTTGTATTTAAAGATATAATAGCCGTAGGGCCTGACGGAAGTCAGCGCGGCCTTGACCCTATTGTGTTGAGTGCAAATTAAAATGTTATGAAAAGGAAAATTTTAATCATTGTATTGTGCCTTGCAACTGTAGCATCCTATGCACAAAGTAGTAAAAAGAGGAGAAAACCAAAACCTAAAACAACTACCCAGCAGCAGGTTAAAAAACCCGATACCACCAGTATAGCCCAAAGCGCAAGACCATTGGCGGATACCAGTAAAAAATTGGGGGGCAAACCAGGCAAGCATTTTGACCGTCCCCTGGATGGCTACTACAAAAAAGCAATATATTAAATGCTAAAGTTACTCCTTATCCAAACCTGCGCGAATCGGACGTAGCTTTTGCAAAACGTGTTTGGCGCGAGATTGACACGCGCGAAAAAA
This genomic window contains:
- the porM gene encoding type IX secretion system motor protein PorM/GldM, whose product is MAGGKQTPRQRMIGIMYLVLLGLIALNVPDSLLDAFKNITISLDSSSKNVTNGVETTFQTFEATKLKDEPQRAAPILKRAKDAAAVAESLVKYVEYLRALLVKEGGGINPTINDVDARENLDISPRLMITDKRADSLKDKIDQTKAQLFAALNEKERKGVNFSLNTDAPPSSLGVTKTWQDAYFGEGIPLGATLTTLAKIETDTKNAENEVVKRILGEAEKAQVNLDQFNAVAVAPTSYVLVGQPYTADVFLTAYDSKLSPNITVGGSPLTVDAGKGKYAGSTSSVGLHTWSATISFKDNDGKIQTYNTPSQTYMVAAPSATVSPTKMNVLYIGLPNPLSISAPGIAKENLRVTMTGGSISGSNGNYTATVSSIGQATVSVSGELTKGKTSFLGSSIFRVKRIPDPKAQFAGKSGGNTSAANIRAQDRVFAKLEDFEFDAKFNVTRFTLLIAKPRQDVVTLSATGNELTSAMKSFMNNVTPGTTVVFKDIIAVGPDGSQRGLDPIVLSAN
- the porK gene encoding T9SS ring complex lipoprotein PorK/GldK, producing the protein MKQIYFLIAVLAVGILSGCSKGGDRGELTGVPQRSFRAEVPLGMVYIPGGSFLMGQTDQDVTFSQIAQTKQVTEPPFFMDQTEISNSQYRQFVNWVRDSVAITNYLNDDKYYLKPQKGEVTNGKKYINWAYVKRYPVMSTRKGAGSAAASAKLQGMYYQGDDRLFDRNELDVRLLKYNYAQMVLRDAANYKDDKSKKRSDFIFRDTVPVYPDTLVWLSDFSYAANEPMTESYFSHPAYRNYPVVGVTWRQAEAFTVWRTRYNEAYKDSRHIPHRAPYDLPTEGEFEYAARGGRVGTDYPWGGPYIKNAKGCLLANFKPGRGNYTDDGGAYTVSVKSYFPNDFGLYNMAGNVAEWTLSAFDESASTFVHDLAPTFNYHAKPNDAPVLKRKVVRGGSWKDVGFFLQNSTRTFEYQDTAKSYIGFRCVTHYLGRDIKDKR
- the porL gene encoding type IX secretion system motor protein PorL/GldL: MTGKREPYGINNIVSWGATIVIIGLLFKIQHWQYATVFITLGLGTEAVLFFLLGFQRDVKEIDWTRAYPELDYDYDGELPKAASKKLTGGGDSFSNTAALDQMLSEAKIGPELIGSLASGLRTFGDKVNSISRVTDAGDATMAFTAKVKEATASYEKLGSSFAKASGNLDEIASTSIDSKSYHEQVNKMAKNLTALNAVYELELQDSSNHLKSMNKFYQDMSTTVKNFNDSANDAKLFKDEVNRLAKNLATLNSIYGNMLSAMNQPRVNS